The Amblyomma americanum isolate KBUSLIRL-KWMA chromosome 5, ASM5285725v1, whole genome shotgun sequence genome window below encodes:
- the LOC144134962 gene encoding amine sulfotransferase-like, with the protein MTKRKPFAQLIDGVPRDPHWNPELSEEALRFRPGKRDLVVTSFPKSGTHWVLYIVELIMRRGQPVSSYEDFTKDMRYLGVFETDSWKSRLPLRLFQTHLPPPKEAASTEGKYIYVARNPWDVAVSLFHMVTNLSVYRFQDGSFDELIDAFLSDDVIGNGNYFDHVVSGYAIKDEPNVLFVTYENLMEDTRGTILKLANFLGDHYARELEEDDQAFRTLLSRCAAERMRDTMIAHLDKNTQPEFQIALDRLKETCKSGHNGDSAKYNLVREARVGGWKKHFTPEQLQRTEAAVKNAEKKSPVMDLWRNIRDDAIAASSAE; encoded by the coding sequence ATGACGAAGAGGAAGCCCTTTGCGCAACTTATAGATGGCGTCCCCAGGGACCCGCATTGGAACCCGGAACTCTCAGAAGAAGCCCTGCGCTTTCGCCCGGGAAAACGGGACCTGGTCGTGACGTCTTTTCCCAAATCCGGCACGCACTGGGTCCTATACATTGTCGAGCTCATTATGAGGAGAGGTCAGCCAGTGAGCTCTTATGAAGACTTCACAAAGGACATGCGCTATCTAGGTGTGTTTGAGACTGACAGCTGGAAGTCTCGCCTGCCTCTGCGGCTCTTTCAAACGCACCTGCCGCCGCCAAAGGAGGCCGCAAGCACAGAAGGAAAGTACATCTACGTGGCGAGGAACCCGTGGGACGTGGCCGTGTCCTTGTTCCACATGGTGACCAACCTGAGCGTCTACCGCTTTCAGGACGGCTCGTTTGATGAGCTTATCGATGCCTTCCTCAGTGACGACGTCATCGGCAACGGGAACTACTTCGACCACGTGGTTTCCGGATATGCCATCAAGGACGAGCCCAACGTGCTCTTCGTGACCTATGAGAACCTGATGGAAGACACGCGCGGAACAATACTGAAACTGGCGAACTTTTTAGGAGACCATTACGCACGTGAGCTGGAAGAAGATGACCAGGCATTCCGGACGCTACTTTCTCGCTGCGCAGCTGAGCGCATGAGAGATACTATGATAGCGCATCTCGATAAAAATACGCAACCCGAATTTCAGATTGCGCTGGACCGCCTTAAAGAAACATGCAAAAGTGGACATAACGGGGACAGCGCTAAATACAACTTGGTGAGAGAAGCGAGAGTGGGCGGCTGGAAAAAACATTTCACTCCAGAACAGCTGCAGAGGACGGAGGCCGCTGTGAAAAATGCGGAAAAGAAGTCACCTGTAATGGATCTGTGGAGAAATATACGCGACGACGCTATTGCAGCATCAAGCGCCGAGTGA
- the LOC144134963 gene encoding uncharacterized protein LOC144134963, protein MNASGEPGMASSLASLDLDAVDGSCDSIAFDSTTKLNSSRTGARRDVRGGDALDADRHSVEGDGASASWRRSRSRFTPWSRVHQRMLGAVFLVGVLFAVAVGAAYLLDGDHSDEPRFRGPFEMGAPAPNGTANATVSGL, encoded by the coding sequence ATGAACGCGTCTGGAGAGCCCGGCATGGCGTCCAGCCTTGCGTCCCTCGATCTCGACGCGGTCGACGGCAGCTGCGACTCGATCGCGTTCGACTCGACCACTAAACTTAATTCCAGCCGCACCGGCGCTCGTCGAGATGTGCGCGGTGGCGACGCCCTCGACGCCGATAGGCACAGCGTGGAGGGGGACGGCGCCTCGGCTAGCTGGCGACGCAGCAGGTCGCGCTTCACGCCGTGGTCCAGGGTTCACCAGCGCATGCTAGGCGCGGTCTTCCTGGTCGGCGTCCTCTTCGCCGTTGCCGTGGGCGCCGCGTACCTCTTGGACGGCGATCACTCCGACGAGCCTCGGTTCCGCGGCCCCTTCGAGATGGGTGCACCCGCACCGAACGGAACCGCTAACGCCACGGTTTCAGGACTGTAG
- the LOC144134964 gene encoding putative protein-lysine deacylase ABHD14B, producing MPLVIGAVVGLLLLGGVVAFVALSGKTDELDPDVSEKKTPIVPKDDLDPSSSADVKSPWRSFDYKKLDVPSSVSTGAKQVKPTEATVIVDGLTVFYREVNPEGAFPELSVFMLHGAAFKSETWLTLGTLGTIGLMGYRVVAIDMPGFGNSPSGNIPDQAAFVQHILAALHLERPVIVSPSLSGQLSLPFLVKHWQLMAGYVPVAPVGWNVLQKVQCDSGEAPVDKSAVYPPLQPHLPQQVPDLSCIKVPTLVVFGEFDRSTSSAVLQLLPKSVAVEIPQGSHPAYLDNPDLWHQALYNFLLRVSQELKEGPAAAGGS from the exons ATGCCGCTGGTCATCGGCGCCGTTGTTGGTCTTCTGCTTTTGGGCGGTGTCGTTGCCTTCGTGGCGCTTTCTGGGAAGACTGATG AATTGGACCCAGATGTATCAG AAAAGAAGACACCCATTGTCCCCAAGGATGACCTCGATCCATCATCCTCTGCTGATGTCAAGAGCCCGTGGCGCTCATTCGACTACAAGAAGTTGGACGTACCGAGCAGCGTAAGCACCGGAGCCAAGCAGGTGAAGCCAACAGAGGCGACTGTCATTGTCGATGGCCTCACTGTCTTTTATCGGGAGGTGAACCCTGAGGGGGCCTTCCCCGAATTGAGCGTCTTTATGCTGCACGGCGCGGCCTTCAAGTCGGAGACTTGGTTGACGCTTGGAACACTCGGCACGATAGGCCTAATGGGATACCGAGTGGTGGCCATTGACATGCCCGGCTTTGGCAATTCTCCGAGCGGCAACATCCCTGATCAGGCTGCGTTTGTCCAGCACATTCTGGCTGCACTTCACCTTGAGCGTCCAGTGATTGTAAGCCCCAGCCTGAGCGGCCAGCTGAGCCTGCCATTTTTGGTCAAGCACTGGCAACTGATGGCTGGTTACGTTCCGGTTGCCCCCGTCGGCTGGAATGTATTGCAGAAAGTGCAATGCGATTCTGGTGAGGCTCCGGTGGACAAGTCTGCAGTGTACCCTCCGCTCCAACCGCATCTGCCCCAGCAGGTTCCCGACCTCAGCTGCATAAAGGTACCGACGCTGGTGGTGTTTGGCGAGTTTGACCGAAGTACCAGCTCGGCTGTGCTTCAACTGCTTCCCAAAAGCGTGGCAGTAGAGATCCCCCAGGGTTCGCATCCTGCCTACCTGGACAATCCTGACCTGTGGCACCAGGCACTTTATAACTTCCTGCTGCGCGTGAGCCAAGAGTTGAAGGAGGGGCCCGCCGCTGCTGGCGGTTCGTGA